Proteins encoded within one genomic window of Guyparkeria hydrothermalis:
- a CDS encoding ribonucleoside-diphosphate reductase subunit alpha, translated as MSTSQTVETPTQAYHESSGNAPSGIENAAATPGQVRVIRRNGKLTAYDPSKIKVAMTKAFLAVEGGGAAASSRVHESVESLVSLIDQALKRRLPGGGTVHIEDIQDQVELALMREGHHKVARAYVLYREQQAQKRAAEMEEETTEEATERAAINVTRYDGTTEPLDTARLSRLVEEACANLESVDAQRIVDETIRNLYDGVAEHEVSTALVMSARTLIEIDPAYSQVAARLLLDSMRTEALRFVHNPVTTCTQSEMASIYPDYFKEYIKVGAEHELLDPTLQQYDLDKLGAALDHERDLQFTYLGLQTLYDRYFLHHDDVRFELPQAFFMRVAMGLAINEIDREERAIEFYRLLSSFDFMSSTPTLFNSGTLRPQLSSCYLTTVPDHLDGIYGSIRDNALLSKFAGGLGNDWTRVRALGSHIKGTNGKSQGVVPFLKVANDTAVAVNQGGKRKGAVCAYLETWHLDIEEFLDLRKNTGDDRRRTHDMNTANWVPDLFMKRVAEEGEWTLFSPYDVPDLHDLSGQAFEKAYLQYEEKVDRGEIKNFRKVSAVNLWRRMLSMLFETGHPWVTFKDPCNLRYTNQHAGVVHSSNLCTEITLHTNDGEIAVCNLGSVNLAQHVTEDGIDEAKVERTIKTAMRMLDNVIEYNYYSVPQARNSNLRHRPVGLGIMGFQDALYKQKLAYGSDEAVEFADRSMETVSYHAISASSDLAAERGRYASYEGSLWSRGILPIDSIELLAESRGEYLDMNRDQTLDWNALRKKIKKQGMRNSNTMAIAPTATISNICGVSQSIEPTFENLFVKSNLSGEFTVVNPYLVRDLKDRGLWDEVMVNDLKYFDGSVQAIDRVPDELKKLYATAFEVDPRWLIEAGSRRQKWIDQAQSLNLYMAEPSGPKIDNMYKLAWVRGLKTTYYLRAASKTRIEKTTMNKLDGKLRGVSADPGAAAGPKACSIDDPECEACQ; from the coding sequence ATGAGTACCAGTCAGACAGTCGAAACCCCCACGCAGGCCTACCACGAGAGCTCGGGCAATGCGCCCAGCGGCATCGAGAATGCCGCCGCCACCCCGGGCCAGGTCCGTGTCATCCGACGTAACGGCAAGCTGACCGCCTACGATCCGTCCAAGATCAAGGTCGCCATGACCAAGGCCTTCCTCGCCGTCGAGGGCGGCGGCGCGGCGGCCTCCTCGCGCGTCCACGAATCGGTCGAGTCGCTGGTCTCGCTGATCGACCAGGCACTCAAGCGTCGCCTGCCGGGCGGCGGCACCGTCCACATCGAGGACATCCAGGACCAGGTCGAGCTCGCCCTGATGCGCGAAGGCCACCACAAGGTCGCCCGTGCCTACGTCCTCTACCGCGAGCAGCAGGCGCAGAAGCGAGCCGCGGAGATGGAGGAAGAGACGACCGAGGAGGCCACCGAGCGGGCCGCCATCAACGTCACGCGTTACGACGGCACCACCGAGCCGCTGGACACTGCCCGCCTGTCACGCCTGGTCGAGGAGGCCTGCGCGAACCTCGAGAGCGTCGATGCCCAGCGCATCGTCGACGAGACCATCCGCAACCTCTACGACGGCGTCGCCGAGCACGAGGTCAGCACCGCGCTGGTGATGAGCGCGCGCACCCTGATCGAGATCGACCCGGCCTACTCGCAGGTTGCCGCCCGCCTGCTGCTCGACTCCATGCGTACCGAAGCGCTGCGTTTCGTGCACAACCCGGTGACCACCTGCACCCAGTCCGAGATGGCATCCATCTACCCGGACTACTTCAAGGAGTACATCAAGGTGGGTGCCGAGCACGAACTGCTCGACCCGACCCTGCAGCAGTACGATCTGGACAAGCTGGGCGCGGCGCTCGACCACGAGCGTGACCTGCAGTTCACCTACCTCGGCCTGCAGACGCTCTACGACCGCTACTTCCTGCACCACGACGACGTGCGCTTCGAGCTGCCGCAGGCGTTCTTCATGCGCGTCGCCATGGGCCTGGCGATCAACGAGATCGACCGCGAAGAGCGCGCGATCGAGTTCTACCGCCTGCTGTCGTCCTTCGACTTCATGTCCTCGACGCCGACGCTGTTCAACTCCGGCACCCTGCGTCCGCAGCTGTCTTCCTGCTACCTGACCACCGTGCCGGACCACCTCGACGGCATCTACGGCTCGATCCGCGACAACGCCCTGCTGTCCAAGTTTGCCGGCGGACTGGGCAACGACTGGACCCGCGTCCGGGCGCTGGGCAGCCACATCAAGGGCACCAACGGTAAATCCCAGGGCGTCGTGCCGTTCCTCAAGGTGGCCAACGACACCGCCGTGGCGGTCAACCAGGGCGGCAAGCGCAAGGGCGCGGTCTGCGCCTACCTGGAGACCTGGCACCTCGACATCGAGGAATTCCTCGACCTGCGCAAGAACACCGGTGACGACCGCCGGCGTACCCACGACATGAACACCGCCAACTGGGTGCCGGACCTGTTCATGAAGCGCGTCGCCGAGGAAGGCGAATGGACCCTGTTCTCGCCCTACGACGTGCCGGACCTGCACGACCTGTCCGGTCAGGCGTTCGAGAAGGCCTACCTCCAGTACGAAGAGAAGGTCGATCGCGGCGAGATCAAGAACTTCCGCAAGGTTTCCGCCGTGAACCTGTGGCGCCGCATGCTCTCGATGCTGTTCGAGACCGGTCACCCGTGGGTCACCTTCAAGGACCCGTGCAACCTGCGCTACACCAACCAGCACGCCGGCGTGGTGCACAGCTCGAACCTCTGCACCGAGATCACCCTGCACACCAACGACGGCGAGATCGCCGTGTGCAACCTCGGCTCGGTCAACCTGGCCCAGCACGTCACCGAGGACGGCATCGACGAGGCGAAGGTCGAGCGCACCATCAAGACCGCGATGCGCATGCTCGACAACGTGATCGAGTACAACTACTACTCGGTCCCGCAGGCACGCAATTCCAACCTGCGCCACCGCCCGGTGGGCCTCGGCATCATGGGTTTCCAGGATGCCCTCTACAAGCAGAAGCTCGCCTACGGCTCCGACGAGGCGGTCGAGTTCGCCGATCGCTCCATGGAGACGGTCAGCTACCACGCGATCTCCGCCTCCAGTGATCTGGCCGCCGAGCGTGGTCGCTACGCGAGCTACGAGGGTTCGCTGTGGAGCCGCGGCATCCTGCCGATCGACTCGATCGAGCTCTTGGCCGAGTCCCGCGGCGAGTACCTCGACATGAACCGCGACCAGACCCTGGACTGGAATGCCCTGCGCAAGAAGATCAAGAAACAGGGCATGCGCAACTCCAACACCATGGCGATCGCGCCGACGGCGACCATCTCGAACATCTGCGGCGTCTCGCAGTCGATCGAGCCGACCTTCGAGAACCTGTTCGTCAAATCGAACCTCTCGGGCGAGTTCACCGTGGTCAACCCGTACCTGGTGCGCGATCTCAAGGACCGCGGCCTGTGGGACGAGGTGATGGTCAACGATCTCAAGTACTTCGACGGTTCCGTGCAGGCGATCGACCGCGTGCCGGACGAGCTCAAGAAGCTCTACGCCACCGCCTTCGAGGTCGACCCGCGCTGGCTGATCGAGGCCGGTTCGCGCCGCCAGAAGTGGATCGACCAGGCCCAGTCGCTGAACCTGTACATGGCCGAGCCCTCGGGCCCGAAGATCGACAACATGTACAAGCTCGCGTGGGTCCGCGGTCTCAAGACCACCTACTACCTGCGCGCCGCCTCCAAGACGCGGATCGAGAAGACCACGATGAACAAGCTCGACGGCAAGCTGCGCGGCGTCTCCGCCGATCCGGGCGCCGCGGCCGGCCCGAAGGCCTGCTCCATCGACGATCCCGAGTGCGAGGCCTGCCAGTAA
- a CDS encoding ribonucleotide-diphosphate reductase subunit beta: protein MLDWNDPLKKGDDQPQPAAQPQPATHDAASVMPAAYDDGQEHHFDPSAAEGADQTGLGGIETNAGRVDVSEKRIINAKADVNQLLPLKYQWAWEKYLAGCNNHWMPTEVSMQADIALWKSRDGLTEDERYMVMRNLGFFATAESLVANNIVLAVYEQVTNPECRQYLLRQAFEEAVHTHTFQYIVDSLGLAEGELFNMYREVPSITAKDSWALKYTQDLSKGTFDTSTHEGAQNFLRDLVAFYVVFEGMWFYTGFAQILSLGRRNKMTGIAEQYQYIMRDESIHLNFGIDLINQIKIENPELWGEDFQHEVHEMLREACELEIDYARDTMPNGLLGLNAEMCEEYMHFITNRRCSQIGLAELYPGATNPFPWMSEVVDLKKEKNFFETRVTDYQTGGALTW from the coding sequence ATGCTCGATTGGAACGATCCGCTGAAGAAAGGTGACGACCAACCGCAACCGGCCGCCCAGCCGCAGCCGGCGACCCACGACGCGGCCAGCGTGATGCCCGCCGCCTACGACGACGGCCAGGAGCACCACTTCGACCCGTCCGCCGCCGAAGGCGCCGACCAGACCGGTCTGGGCGGCATCGAGACCAACGCCGGGCGCGTCGACGTCTCGGAAAAGCGCATCATCAACGCCAAGGCCGACGTCAACCAGCTCCTCCCGCTGAAGTACCAGTGGGCCTGGGAGAAGTACCTCGCCGGCTGCAACAACCACTGGATGCCGACCGAGGTCTCCATGCAGGCGGACATCGCCCTGTGGAAGAGCCGCGACGGCCTGACCGAAGACGAGCGCTACATGGTGATGCGCAACCTCGGCTTCTTCGCCACCGCCGAGTCGCTGGTCGCCAACAACATCGTGCTGGCCGTCTACGAGCAGGTCACCAACCCCGAGTGCCGCCAGTACCTGCTGCGCCAGGCCTTCGAGGAAGCGGTGCACACCCACACCTTCCAGTACATCGTCGACAGCCTCGGTCTGGCCGAGGGCGAGCTGTTCAACATGTACCGCGAAGTGCCGTCGATCACCGCCAAGGACTCCTGGGCACTCAAGTACACCCAGGACCTGTCCAAGGGCACCTTCGACACCTCCACGCACGAAGGCGCGCAGAACTTCCTGCGTGACCTGGTCGCCTTCTACGTGGTCTTCGAGGGCATGTGGTTCTACACCGGCTTCGCGCAGATCCTCAGCTTGGGCCGTCGCAACAAGATGACCGGCATCGCCGAGCAGTACCAGTACATCATGCGCGACGAGTCCATCCACCTGAACTTCGGCATCGACCTGATCAACCAGATCAAGATCGAGAACCCGGAGCTGTGGGGCGAGGACTTCCAGCACGAAGTGCACGAGATGCTGCGCGAGGCCTGCGAACTCGAGATCGACTACGCCCGCGACACCATGCCGAACGGCCTGCTCGGCCTGAACGCGGAGATGTGCGAGGAGTACATGCACTTCATCACCAACCGCCGCTGCAGCCAGATCGGCCTGGCCGAGCTCTACCCGGGCGCGACCAACCCGTTCCCGTGGATGAGTGAGGTAGTGGATCTCAAGAAGGAGAAGAACTTCTTCGAGACTCGGGTTACCGATTATCAGACTGGTGGTGCGCTTACCTGGTAA
- a CDS encoding SgcJ/EcaC family oxidoreductase encodes MTQSNRPRISGTQFINADAAPRERLSMGASHRDPYQPVTGTGADAPIDVPANESCTVCAPATRQLAKDLFERWNDALQTGDAREVTKLYAEDGVLLPTVSNVPRTNHAEIQDYFEHFLEKKPVGTINTRNVKIGCNKLTDAGTYTFRVTDEEGSKDVAARYTFVYEKRGDDWLIVHHHSSMMPTA; translated from the coding sequence GTGACCCAATCCAACCGCCCCCGCATTAGCGGCACCCAGTTCATCAACGCCGACGCCGCCCCGCGCGAGCGCCTGAGCATGGGCGCCTCCCACCGCGACCCGTACCAGCCGGTCACCGGCACCGGCGCCGATGCCCCGATCGACGTCCCGGCCAACGAGAGCTGCACCGTCTGCGCCCCGGCCACGCGCCAGCTGGCGAAGGACCTGTTCGAGCGCTGGAACGATGCCCTGCAGACCGGCGATGCCCGCGAGGTAACCAAGCTCTACGCCGAGGACGGCGTGCTGCTGCCGACCGTTTCCAACGTGCCGCGCACTAACCACGCCGAGATCCAGGACTACTTCGAGCACTTCCTCGAGAAGAAGCCCGTCGGCACCATCAACACCCGCAACGTCAAGATCGGCTGCAACAAGCTGACCGACGCCGGCACCTACACCTTCCGCGTCACCGACGAGGAAGGCAGCAAGGACGTTGCGGCGCGCTACACCTTCGTCTATGAGAAGCGCGGCGACGACTGGCTGATCGTGCATCACCACTCCTCGATGATGCCGACCGCCTGA
- a CDS encoding BCCT family transporter — translation MNKVSLFLGRLFGDVGTVFYLSVLIIGGFVTLAAMYPDDVERVAQQVLDFTANKMGWMYLLATTGFVIFVLFLGLSKFGSVRLGPDEEPPEFSFKSWLAMIFSGGMGVGLVFWGVAEPMMHFNEPPMDLSEPRSVEAAQMGMRYAFFHWGLHQWANFALVGLALAYIRFRHNARGLISETFRPMFGTRVDGIGGKLIDTLAVVSTIFGVATTLGLGALQINSGLARFEGMAYGPNSQMLIIAGLGVLFTISAMTPLKWGIRYLSNLNMIIAVGLFTYVLVLGPTSFIFQEFTQTMGEYLGNIVQMSLVTTPYSSEHWVQQWTMFYWAWGLSWAPFVGSFIARISRGRTIREFVLGVMVVPVLLSVLWFSTFGGSAIHLELYQGAGIADAVAREVPAGLYTLFDQLPWGTYAGLLAIALVCVFVVTSADSATFVLGMFTSKGVLNPTRFVRVLWGFLQLAMAVVLLLSGGLEGLRTVSIIAAFPFMLLMVLMAFALHRDLTQEFWQREEKERLIRQRIEAMLMRESEREAERAAAEEVHPTAPDTVLGPEPPHLASVGQQVEIPKTPDGSDDTKGK, via the coding sequence ATGAACAAGGTTTCGCTCTTCCTGGGTCGACTGTTCGGCGACGTCGGCACGGTCTTCTACCTTTCCGTGCTGATCATCGGCGGCTTCGTCACACTTGCCGCCATGTACCCCGACGACGTCGAACGCGTCGCCCAGCAGGTGCTCGACTTCACCGCCAACAAGATGGGCTGGATGTACCTGCTGGCGACCACCGGGTTCGTCATCTTCGTCCTGTTCCTGGGGCTGTCGAAGTTCGGCAGCGTGCGTCTGGGGCCGGACGAGGAGCCGCCGGAGTTCAGCTTCAAGAGCTGGCTTGCGATGATCTTCTCCGGCGGCATGGGCGTGGGCCTGGTCTTCTGGGGCGTGGCCGAGCCGATGATGCACTTCAACGAGCCGCCGATGGACCTGAGCGAGCCGCGCTCGGTCGAGGCCGCCCAGATGGGCATGCGCTACGCCTTCTTCCACTGGGGGCTGCACCAGTGGGCCAACTTCGCGCTGGTGGGCCTGGCGCTCGCCTACATCCGCTTTCGCCACAACGCCCGTGGCCTAATCTCCGAGACCTTCCGCCCGATGTTCGGCACCCGCGTCGACGGCATCGGCGGCAAGCTGATCGACACGCTCGCGGTGGTCTCGACCATCTTCGGTGTCGCCACCACGCTTGGCCTGGGCGCGCTGCAGATCAACTCGGGGCTGGCCCGCTTCGAAGGCATGGCCTACGGACCGAACTCCCAGATGCTGATCATCGCGGGACTGGGCGTGCTGTTCACCATTTCGGCGATGACGCCGCTCAAGTGGGGCATCCGCTACCTCTCCAACCTGAACATGATCATCGCCGTGGGCCTGTTCACCTATGTGCTGGTCCTCGGGCCGACCTCGTTCATCTTCCAGGAATTCACCCAGACCATGGGCGAGTACCTGGGCAATATCGTTCAGATGAGCCTGGTGACCACGCCCTACTCCAGCGAGCACTGGGTGCAGCAGTGGACGATGTTCTACTGGGCCTGGGGTTTGAGCTGGGCGCCGTTCGTCGGTTCGTTCATCGCGCGGATCTCGCGCGGGCGGACCATCCGCGAGTTCGTGCTCGGCGTGATGGTCGTGCCGGTGCTCCTGTCGGTGCTGTGGTTCTCGACCTTCGGCGGCAGCGCGATTCACCTCGAGCTCTACCAGGGGGCGGGCATCGCCGACGCGGTCGCCCGCGAGGTGCCGGCCGGGCTCTACACCCTGTTCGATCAGCTGCCATGGGGCACCTACGCCGGTCTGCTCGCCATCGCGCTGGTGTGCGTGTTCGTGGTCACGTCCGCGGATTCGGCGACCTTCGTGCTGGGGATGTTCACCTCCAAGGGCGTGCTCAACCCGACACGCTTCGTGCGCGTGCTGTGGGGCTTTCTGCAGCTGGCGATGGCGGTGGTGCTGCTGCTCTCCGGGGGGCTGGAGGGCTTGCGGACGGTGTCGATCATCGCCGCCTTCCCCTTCATGCTCCTGATGGTGCTGATGGCCTTCGCCCTGCACCGGGATCTGACGCAGGAGTTCTGGCAGCGCGAGGAGAAGGAGCGTCTGATCCGCCAGCGGATCGAGGCCATGCTGATGCGCGAATCCGAGCGCGAGGCCGAGCGCGCCGCCGCCGAGGAGGTCCACCCGACCGCGCCCGACACGGTGCTCGGGCCAGAACCGCCGCATCTGGCCTCGGTCGGCCAGCAGGTCGAGATACCGAAGACGCCGGACGGCAGCGACGATACCAAGGGGAAGTGA
- a CDS encoding PAS domain S-box protein yields the protein MSPRVPLIPMLVGLLLWSGSTLAAEEEVLVGVFGMRPAPIMEQRFQPLVDYLNDSVEGVTFRLKVMPPDELDLAIRRNEVDLLLTNPTHYIMVRSENTLSGVLSTLVARHEGTITRSLGGVIITRKDRTGIERLEDLAGKRIAAPDTRFLGGYRAPLYEAFDAGIDLREEATFAFVGTHDAVIQAVLDGRVDVGFIRTGVLENLAELGAAHIDELRVVHPQAVGSYPYQVSTRLYPEWPMVTMPHMGADLERRIAAALFSLDPGDPAAMLSGIAGFGPPGDYAPVEELSRRLKLPPFDTPREITLADIWEQYRLLAMVVGVSILAITLLSLALLMRHVAVLRSEGRFRRFFEDNASVMLVIDFDQGEIVAANAAAAAFYGWSRDELKGRPIADLWVTRCRHFSDIRQGHSQGGTTHQHSHRLRSGEERRVEVHATPLNDPRHGGRMFVIVHDITERERAEAGLKRERERLNNVLEGTNVGTWEWNIQTGETVFNERWAQIIGYELAELQPISIETWKHFAHPDDLEASNRMLQACFRRERDYYEIEVRMRHRDGHWVWVLDRGRVLEWTDDGKPLRMWGTHQDINARKQMEQELQLAASVFVHAREGILITDLAARIVDVNAAFTEMTGWQREEVIGHTPKFLQSGRHDRAFYRRMRERLRTVGFWTGEVWNRHKNGRLFAERLTISLVRDAAGQPRNYIALATDITDLKNYQKVLEHRANHDALTGLPNRVLMADRLRQGMAAVRRRGGMLAVLFLDLDGFKAVNDEHGHDMGDKLLIDMAHDLGEQLRETDTLARISGDEFIVLLGGISHERDAEPIIERLVETAAEERVIDGVSLHVTASIGYTFYPQANGIDDEELLKQADSAMYEAKQGGRNRACRYRRG from the coding sequence GTGAGCCCGCGTGTCCCGCTGATCCCGATGCTCGTCGGGTTGCTCCTCTGGAGCGGGTCGACGTTGGCCGCCGAGGAGGAGGTGCTCGTGGGCGTGTTCGGCATGCGCCCGGCACCGATCATGGAACAGCGGTTCCAGCCGCTGGTGGACTATCTCAACGATTCGGTCGAGGGGGTCACCTTCCGTCTTAAGGTAATGCCGCCGGACGAACTCGATCTCGCGATCCGCCGCAACGAGGTCGATCTGCTGCTGACCAACCCGACCCACTACATCATGGTCCGCTCGGAGAACACGCTCTCCGGGGTGCTCTCCACCCTGGTCGCCCGCCACGAGGGCACCATCACGCGCAGCCTGGGCGGCGTGATCATCACGCGCAAGGACCGGACCGGCATAGAGCGACTCGAGGATCTGGCCGGCAAGAGGATCGCCGCGCCCGACACGCGCTTTCTCGGCGGCTACCGGGCCCCGTTGTACGAGGCCTTCGATGCCGGCATCGACCTGCGCGAGGAGGCCACTTTTGCGTTCGTTGGCACGCACGACGCGGTGATCCAGGCGGTGCTCGACGGCCGGGTGGACGTGGGTTTCATCCGTACCGGCGTGCTCGAGAACCTGGCCGAGCTGGGTGCCGCGCACATCGACGAGCTACGGGTGGTACATCCGCAGGCGGTGGGCAGTTACCCCTACCAGGTGTCCACGCGGCTCTACCCCGAGTGGCCGATGGTGACCATGCCGCACATGGGCGCTGACCTGGAACGCCGGATCGCGGCCGCGCTGTTCTCGCTGGACCCGGGTGATCCGGCAGCGATGCTCTCGGGCATTGCCGGGTTCGGCCCGCCGGGCGATTACGCGCCCGTGGAGGAGTTGAGCCGGCGGCTGAAGCTGCCGCCGTTCGATACCCCGCGCGAGATCACCCTGGCCGATATCTGGGAGCAGTATCGGCTGCTCGCGATGGTTGTCGGTGTTTCCATTCTTGCGATCACGCTCCTGTCGCTGGCATTACTGATGCGCCATGTCGCGGTGCTTCGCAGCGAGGGGCGCTTCCGCCGCTTCTTCGAGGACAACGCCTCGGTGATGCTGGTGATCGACTTCGACCAAGGCGAGATCGTCGCGGCCAACGCCGCCGCGGCCGCCTTCTACGGCTGGTCGCGCGACGAGCTCAAGGGGCGGCCGATCGCGGACCTGTGGGTGACGCGCTGTCGCCATTTCAGCGACATTCGTCAGGGGCATTCGCAGGGTGGTACGACTCACCAGCACAGCCACCGCCTGCGCAGTGGCGAGGAACGCCGGGTGGAGGTGCATGCCACGCCGCTCAACGATCCACGCCACGGCGGGCGCATGTTCGTCATCGTGCATGACATCACCGAGCGCGAACGCGCCGAGGCGGGGCTAAAGCGGGAACGCGAACGCCTGAACAATGTTCTTGAGGGCACCAATGTCGGCACCTGGGAATGGAACATCCAGACCGGCGAGACGGTGTTCAACGAGCGCTGGGCACAAATCATCGGCTATGAGCTGGCCGAATTGCAGCCGATCAGCATCGAGACCTGGAAGCATTTCGCCCACCCGGACGACCTGGAAGCATCCAACCGGATGTTGCAGGCCTGTTTCCGCCGCGAGCGGGACTATTACGAGATCGAGGTCCGCATGCGTCACCGGGACGGCCACTGGGTCTGGGTGCTCGACCGGGGGCGGGTGCTCGAGTGGACCGACGACGGCAAGCCGCTACGCATGTGGGGCACGCACCAGGACATCAACGCACGCAAGCAGATGGAACAGGAGCTGCAACTGGCCGCGTCGGTATTCGTCCACGCCCGCGAGGGGATCCTGATCACCGATCTTGCCGCTCGCATCGTCGACGTCAACGCCGCCTTCACCGAGATGACCGGCTGGCAGCGGGAGGAGGTGATCGGGCATACGCCGAAGTTCCTGCAGTCCGGCCGCCACGACAGGGCGTTCTACCGCCGGATGCGCGAGCGTCTGCGCACGGTCGGCTTCTGGACCGGCGAGGTGTGGAACCGTCACAAGAACGGTCGGCTGTTCGCCGAGCGGCTGACAATCAGCCTGGTACGCGATGCGGCTGGCCAGCCGCGAAACTACATTGCGTTGGCCACCGACATTACCGACCTCAAGAACTATCAGAAGGTGCTCGAGCATCGGGCGAACCACGATGCACTGACCGGTCTGCCCAACCGGGTGCTGATGGCCGACCGGTTGCGACAGGGCATGGCGGCGGTGCGCCGTCGCGGCGGCATGCTGGCCGTCCTGTTCCTGGATCTGGACGGCTTTAAGGCCGTCAACGACGAGCACGGCCACGACATGGGCGACAAGCTGCTGATCGACATGGCGCACGATCTCGGCGAGCAGCTACGCGAGACCGATACCCTCGCACGCATCAGTGGGGACGAGTTCATCGTGTTGCTGGGCGGGATCAGCCACGAACGGGATGCCGAGCCGATCATCGAGCGCCTGGTCGAGACAGCCGCCGAGGAGCGCGTCATCGACGGCGTCTCCCTGCACGTCACCGCGAGTATCGGCTACACCTTCTACCCGCAGGCCAACGGCATCGACGACGAGGAGCTGCTCAAGCAGGCCGACTCGGCCATGTACGAAGCCAAGCAGGGTGGGCGCAATCGGGCCTGCCGCTACCGGCGCGGCTGA
- a CDS encoding ABC transporter substrate-binding protein, with translation MQRRTFLISAPLAVATFVGGCRAREQPIRLAYHPWVGYETLLLGSQFRWLPPTVSLKRLGSASQSLAALRRGEVDGAALTLDEVIRARLGGMDLVVVMVFDVSAGGDALLVGPGIDSPEDLAGKRIGVELGGVGEMLLDRVLARAGLDWGDVTIVNRSVDQHLNAWREDELDAVVSYEPVASRLRAAGARQLIDSRDFPDLIFDVLAIRRERLDAVDRVLTDVIRAHFRGLHHLQTNLQDAVYRIADAHQVSERAVSRSIGGVLLPGLESNRRYLSHESRLIDAIRTLYPRLSNGDEPPSVSEVETWVTSDYLPRESST, from the coding sequence ATGCAACGACGCACCTTTCTGATCAGCGCGCCGTTGGCTGTTGCCACATTCGTTGGCGGTTGCCGGGCTCGTGAGCAGCCTATCCGGCTTGCCTACCACCCATGGGTCGGTTACGAGACGCTGCTGCTCGGCTCGCAATTCCGCTGGTTGCCGCCGACTGTCTCGCTCAAGCGCCTCGGTTCGGCCAGCCAGTCGCTCGCGGCGCTGCGGCGCGGCGAGGTCGACGGCGCCGCCCTGACCCTCGACGAAGTCATCCGGGCGCGGCTCGGGGGCATGGACCTGGTCGTGGTCATGGTGTTCGACGTCTCCGCCGGTGGGGACGCGCTACTGGTCGGGCCGGGTATCGATTCGCCGGAGGATCTGGCCGGCAAGCGCATCGGCGTCGAACTGGGCGGGGTGGGCGAGATGCTGCTCGACCGGGTGCTCGCCCGGGCCGGTCTCGACTGGGGTGACGTCACCATCGTCAACCGTTCCGTCGATCAGCACCTGAACGCCTGGCGCGAGGACGAACTGGACGCCGTGGTCAGCTACGAGCCCGTCGCGTCGCGATTGCGGGCAGCCGGTGCCCGGCAGCTGATCGACAGCCGCGATTTCCCCGACCTGATATTCGACGTGCTCGCCATCCGCCGCGAGCGCCTCGATGCCGTCGACCGGGTCCTGACCGACGTGATCCGCGCGCATTTCCGCGGTCTGCATCACCTGCAAACCAACCTGCAGGATGCCGTGTACCGAATCGCCGACGCCCACCAGGTCAGTGAACGGGCGGTAAGTCGCTCGATCGGTGGCGTGCTGCTGCCCGGTCTGGAGAGCAACCGTCGCTACCTGTCACACGAGTCACGCCTGATCGACGCCATTCGCACCCTGTACCCGCGCCTGTCCAACGGCGACGAGCCGCCCTCCGTGAGCGAGGTCGAAACCTGGGTCACGTCGGACTACCTGCCACGGGAGTCGAGCACGTGA